ACTTACTCTTTTAATAGCAGTTATTACTCTGGCATATCACAATCATAGTATTACGCAATTTTATTATTATGCATTTATATTAGCTTCTATTTTAGAAGTTCTAATTGTAATGATAATAATAAAATTATTAAATACCTTATTGTTTAGGAAGAATATAAACTAAAGTATCATCAAAAGATACATCATAATTTGAAGGCATATCTTCTACTTCTACAACAACTCTAAAAAAGTGTTCTTCTCCATGATTCCCCACAGTTATTTTTTTGAAGTTAGTAGAATCTAAAACTATATTTTTAGTAAAAAATGAAACATTAGCTTTAAAATCAATGATTAATTTTTTCTCATTTTCTAGATAAAATTTTTTCATAATTTTATATTTTGTATTTAAAGCCATTTTATCATTTGAGTATTCAAGTTTTAAAAATGGTAGTATTTCTACATTTTTTACATCCATTTTTGTGTCATCTTGCATAGTAGGAGTTTCCGTCTCATTTGGCATAATTTCTGTTGTAGCTCTTGGCTTTACATAAACTACAGGGCCTCTTTCTTCAAGTTCTTTAGCTTTTGTGATTGCTCTTTCTTTTGCTAATTTTGCTTCTGCAGCTTCTTTTTTAGCAATTGCAACTTTTTTTAGAGCTTCTTGAAGCTCCTTTTCTTTTCTTAGTTGAGCTTCTTTTTCCATTTGCTCTTTTTTCAGCTCTTCTTCACTTTTTGCAACAGCAGTAGGAGC
This region of Arcobacter sp. F2176 genomic DNA includes:
- a CDS encoding AMIN domain-containing protein, with amino-acid sequence MKSLSLIVTSLLMVASLEARENPFMPTKAYDDEVARLMEIDQNYPPEFMEKNQDIQTEDMTPVLREGDVNKPAPTAVAKSEEELKKEQMEKEAQLRKEKELQEALKKVAIAKKEAAEAKLAKERAITKAKELEERGPVVYVKPRATTEIMPNETETPTMQDDTKMDVKNVEILPFLKLEYSNDKMALNTKYKIMKKFYLENEKKLIIDFKANVSFFTKNIVLDSTNFKKITVGNHGEEHFFRVVVEVEDMPSNYDVSFDDTLVYILPKQ